In the Desulfatiglans anilini DSM 4660 genome, one interval contains:
- a CDS encoding helix-turn-helix domain-containing protein translates to MDEDRNRDEARDTYQDFLSDINEQFARQSQEKDFMDSIPGEPGEGADYEVDVGQRVRAVRQKRGLTLEDVSRRTDLDVGLLASIEDGAVAPPLGTVIKLAKALEMKMGYFISGQENRPFTIVHHQDRKIVSRYDSTKGKRYGYEYISLAPHKVDRHMEPFIVVLAPAETEEERSSHDGQEFIYVLEGAMAVYLEDERYVLETGDAIYYDSTVPHLVKCHGDKPAKILAVLYTER, encoded by the coding sequence ATGGACGAGGATCGGAACCGCGATGAGGCACGGGATACCTACCAGGACTTTCTGAGCGATATCAACGAGCAGTTCGCCAGGCAAAGCCAGGAAAAGGATTTCATGGACAGCATCCCCGGCGAGCCTGGTGAAGGTGCGGACTACGAAGTCGACGTCGGTCAGCGCGTGCGCGCCGTAAGGCAGAAGCGGGGGCTCACGCTCGAGGATGTCTCCAGGCGAACCGATCTGGACGTGGGTCTGCTTGCCTCCATTGAAGACGGTGCCGTAGCCCCGCCCCTGGGCACGGTGATCAAGCTGGCCAAGGCCCTCGAAATGAAGATGGGCTATTTCATATCCGGCCAGGAAAACCGCCCTTTTACCATCGTGCACCATCAGGACCGGAAGATCGTGTCCCGCTACGATTCCACCAAGGGCAAACGGTACGGGTATGAATACATCTCGCTCGCCCCGCACAAGGTCGACCGCCACATGGAGCCCTTCATCGTAGTGCTGGCACCCGCCGAGACCGAAGAGGAACGTTCGAGCCACGACGGTCAGGAATTCATCTACGTCCTTGAAGGCGCCATGGCGGTTTACTTGGAGGACGAACGATACGTGCTCGAAACCGGCGATGCCATCTACTATGATTCGACCGTTCCCCACCTGGTGAAGTGTCACGGTGACAAACCGGCGAAGATTCTCGCCGTTCTCTACACAGAACGCTGA
- a CDS encoding DUF1178 family protein, producing the protein MIAFDLKCSRDHVFEGWFDSIEAFEDQNARRLITCPYCEDSNIRRIMSPVSIKKASPAPSHDASQPVDYHALAMAVLRSIHATFDDVGTQFAGEALKIHYGVSEKRNIRGSATDEEEKMLKEEGVEFFKFPVPRFPEDKKTN; encoded by the coding sequence GTGATCGCTTTCGATCTCAAGTGCTCTAGAGACCATGTCTTCGAAGGCTGGTTCGACAGCATCGAGGCCTTCGAAGATCAGAACGCCAGGCGTTTGATCACCTGCCCGTATTGCGAGGATTCCAACATCCGAAGAATCATGTCTCCTGTGTCCATCAAGAAGGCCTCTCCCGCACCCTCCCACGATGCATCCCAACCGGTCGACTACCATGCACTCGCCATGGCGGTCTTGCGATCCATTCACGCTACCTTTGACGACGTAGGGACGCAGTTTGCCGGAGAGGCCCTCAAGATTCACTATGGCGTTTCGGAAAAAAGGAACATCCGCGGTTCAGCTACGGACGAAGAGGAAAAGATGCTCAAAGAGGAGGGCGTCGAATTCTTCAAATTCCCTGTCCCCAGATTCCCCGAAGACAAGAAGACCAATTGA